In Thermococcus stetteri, the DNA window TTATCCCCCAATCTTCTAGTAAATCCCTCCATTTCACTAATGACATTCAGGTCAATGCTGAAATAGTATGCTCTGTTCGGATATAAATTTCCCAAGATATCCTTCTGCACTTTGGTGTAGTGGTATGCTATGATTTTAGCTTCAGTTGTGTACTGGCTTAAGCATTCTGGACTAAATGTTGGGGCACAATATTCAATAAGAGATATTCTAAAGTTTTCTTCTAGGTGCGTATGATTGATATAGTAAACGAGCAAACTCTGATCGACTTCCATTTCTATGTAGATGTTGAACGCATCGTTCTCATTCTTTAGATTTTCAAGTTTTGTCAGCCACTCCTTAAAAACCTCATATGTGTAAGGTATGTAGTCGTTAGTTCCCCTTGCAATAGCACCTCTTTGGTAGTAATTTGGTTGTACAAAAATGTAATCAAAGAGCCTTGACAGACTGAAAATATTAGTTCTTTCCAGTACCAATGTGCAGGCGGAAGGTATCCATATAAACTTCTTGTTTAAGTTTCTCGCATAAGTCGATATCTCTTCAATGTCTTCCTCATATACTGTCCCATCGCTCACTTGCCATACATCCTCTAGGCTCCAGTAAAAGCCCTTTAAATTTCCTCCAGTCGAGTTTAAAACTCCATCAATCCACCCTTTCCAGTAGGACACTCCCCTGACACCCTTGCTGGAAACGTTTGTGTTATTCAATACAGGAATAGAAGCGAAGTAGTCAATAAAACCTTCAAAGTGTCTGTTTAACCAGCTTCCAAATTTGTTTCCATCGTAATACCCATCATCATATGAATATCCTCTCTGAGGAGTATTCCGACCTTCTCCGTTATCAAGTATCACTGCATAATCAAATCCTAACTTTTTGAAATCATCAACAGTTGCAGAAATACCCTGCCAATTCTTGTCCCTTCCATTTATCATTCTCGATTCATACTTCAAACCATTCCATCTAATCCACCAAAGGCCAAGTCTTGCCATTTGGCATCGCCAATATTTGCTACTCATGATAGTATAAAAATATTTTGAACAAAAAAGTGATACTGTTAGGATAAGCTGTGGGGCGTCAGATTTAAGTTATCAGCAATACTTCAGGAAAAGGAGGTGGTCGTTCGGCGC includes these proteins:
- a CDS encoding DUF4855 domain-containing protein → MARLGLWWIRWNGLKYESRMINGRDKNWQGISATVDDFKKLGFDYAVILDNGEGRNTPQRGYSYDDGYYDGNKFGSWLNRHFEGFIDYFASIPVLNNTNVSSKGVRGVSYWKGWIDGVLNSTGGNLKGFYWSLEDVWQVSDGTVYEEDIEEISTYARNLNKKFIWIPSACTLVLERTNIFSLSRLFDYIFVQPNYYQRGAIARGTNDYIPYTYEVFKEWLTKLENLKNENDAFNIYIEMEVDQSLLVYYINHTHLEENFRISLIEYCAPTFSPECLSQYTTEAKIIAYHYTKVQKDILGNLYPNRAYYFSIDLNVISEMEGFTRRLGDKYV